One segment of Manihot esculenta cultivar AM560-2 chromosome 4, M.esculenta_v8, whole genome shotgun sequence DNA contains the following:
- the LOC110613637 gene encoding protein CNGC15b translates to MGNFTLAAAYSEVRQRRGASLSHRMIWDNSIPLKFSILVWKILRNAIPLPSQLQKLGRICRLVPVVILFYIWQAYCDITWGDTAIFFPAIKHQIATFILNWGIANSMKKFARPFPQLSDILPDGFGLQNLKPMLVYWKKPATGFLKLNIDASFTPSFSSGGAIIRDEFGSFVAAISFSLEATNALAAEIVEVDPDESNPPTVTVEDSTNITSKPDGTRVTETKSRRGIILKKGKSFKERVLSRVFSEDYDTTKNKILDPKGQTIYKWNMTFLVACLVSLFVDPLFYYVPIISGDLCIDMAFNLKIILTIIRSIADVFYVIHIFVRFHTAYVAPSSRVLGRGELVINSSKIALRYLSHGFLIDVIAALPFPQILIWFIIPNIDGWGIMHMKNIIWLLIMIQYLPRIFLIFPLWSHIADAAGVVTQKAWTGAVYNLFLYMVGSHVSGACYYLLSLERIQDCWHSVCNLENSHCPNGFFDCRQVKNPRRSEWFLSTNISNQCNASMSGNSPYQYGIYIGVLQLNIGSAAFMNKYFYCFWWGLKNVSTIGQNLITSIRVGENIFVTIVGIIGLSLFALLIGNMQRYLQSTTKRLEEWKIKRADKEQWMHQRHLPIELRQSVRNYDQYKWLATGGVDEETLIQSFPVDLRRKVKRHLCFDIVRRTPLFDEMDETMLDAICERLKPALCIQGICIVREGDPVKQMLFIIRGHLDSYTGNGQLNLCRIGPGDFCGEELLTWALDPRPRVPYPSSTRTVKATNEVEAFALLAQDLKFVALQFRRLNSKQLRHKFRFYSHQWRTWAAFTIQAAWHRHRKFKEMGEPLEPGMPPPGSFWSVLAESLVASARWTTKQKQSAAGSVSDAASSIEKPEEPDFSDEEWMDN, encoded by the exons ATGGGTAATTTCACGTTAGCTGCAGCATATAGCGAAGTTCGACAGCGTCGAGGAGCTTCTTTATCTCATCGAATGATTTGGGACAATAGTATACCACTGAAGTTCTCAATCCTGGTTTGGAAAATATTGAGAAATGCCATTCCTTTGCCATCTCAACTGCAAAAACTTG GCCGAATTTGTAGATTGGTACCAGTGGTAATTTTGTTCTATATTTGGCAAGCTTACTGCGACATAACCTGGGGAGATACTGCTATTTTCTTTCCAGCAATTAAGCATCAGATTGCCACTTTTATACTTAATTGGGGAATAGCTAATTCAATGAAGAAGTTTGCTCGACCATTTCCACAATTGTCAGATATTCTTCCTGATGGATTCGGTTTGCAGAATTTGAAGCCCATGCTGGTTTATTGGAAAAAACCAGCAACTGGTTTTTTGAAACTTAATATCGATGCTTCCTTCACTCCATCTTTCTCGTCAGGAGGTGCAATTATAAGAGATGAATTTGGTTCCTTTGTTGCAGCTATCTCCTTTTCTTTAGAGGCAACTAACGCTCTTGCTGCAGAGAT AGTTGAAGTTGATCCTGATGAATCAAATCCGCCGACTGTAACAGTAGAAGATTCAACGAACATCACCAGCAAACCTGATGGAACTCGAGTAACAGAAACAAAATCAAGGAGGGGTATTATATTGAAGAAAGGAAAATCCTTCAAGGAAAGAGTATTGAGCAGGGTGTTTTCAGAGGACTACGACACTACAAAGAACAAGATATTGGATCCTAAAGGCCAAACCATTTACAAATGGAACATGACTTTCTTAGTGGCATGTTTGGTTTCACTCTTTGTGGATCCTTTGTTCTATTATGTGCCAATCATCAGCGGAGACTTGTGTATAGACATGGCATTTAATCTCAAAATCATCCTCACCATCATAAGATCAATAGCTGATGTCTTCTATGTGATTCATATATTTGTCAGATTTCATACAGCTTATGTTGCACCATCTTCCCGAGTACTCGGAAGAGGAGAGCTTGTAATAAACTCTTCAAAGATTGCATTAAGATACCTAAGCCATGGCTTTCTGATAGACGTTATTGCTGCCTTGCCCTTTCCTCAA ATATTGATTTGGTTTATTATTCCTAATATTGATGGCTGGGGAATCATGCACATGAAGAACATCATTTGGTTGCTAATTATGATTCAATACCTTCCAAGAATCTTTCTTATATTTCCACTTTGGTCGCATATTGCTGATGCTGCTGGTGTTGTGACACAAAAAGCATGGACAGGAGCCGTCTATAATCTGTTCCTGTATATGGTCGGCTCCCAT GTCTCAGGAGCTTGCTATTATCTGCTTTCGCTGGAACGAATTCAAGATTGCTGGCACAGTGTCTGCAATCTTGAGAATTCACATTGTCCAAATGGATTCTTTGATTGCCGGCAAGTCAAAAACCCTCGAAGGTCTGAATGGTTCCTGTCGACCAATATCTCAAACCAATGTAATGCAAGTATGAGCGGCAACAGCCCTTATCAATATGGCATATACATTGGGGTATTGCAACTTAATATAGGAAGTGCAGCATTCATGAACAAGTACTTCTACTGTTTCTGGTGGGGTTTGAAGAATGTCAG TACTATTGGACAAAATCTAATTACAAGCATCCGAGTTggagaaaatatttttgtaacCATCGTTGGGATTATTGGACTTTCACTGTTTGCCTTGCTTATTGGGAATATGCAA AGGTACCTCCAATCTACAACCAAAAGGCTAGAGGAATGGAAGATTAAGAGAGCTGATAAAGAACAATGGATGCATCAGAGGCATCTGCCTATAGAACTAAGGCAGTCTGTGAGAAATTATGATCAATATAAATGGTTAGCTACTGGAGGTGTTGATGAAGAAACCCTTATTCAAAGCTTTCCAGTGGATCTCCGAAGAAAGGTTAAACGCCACTTATGCTTTGATATAGTTCGACGT ACACCCCTGTTTGATGAAATGGATGAAACAATGTTGGATGCAATCTGCGAGAGGCTTAAGCCAGCATTATGTATCCAAGGCATATGCATAGTACGTGAAGGTGACCCTGTGAAGCAAATGCTATTCATAATCAGAGGCCACCTTGATTCTTACACCGGCAATGGACAACTCAACTTGTGTCGAATAGGTCCAGGTGACTTCTGTGGTGAGGAGTTGCTGACATGGGCATTGGACCCACGTCCACGTGTGCCCTATCCATCGTCTACTCGAACTGTCAAGGCCACCAATGAAGTAGAAGCATTTGCTCTCCTAGCACAGGACTTGAAATTTGTAGCATTACAATTTAGAAGGCTAAACAGTAAACAGCTTAGGCACAAGTTCAGATTCTATTCTCATCAGTGGAGGACATGGGCAGCATTTACTATACAAGCTGCATGGCACAGGCACAGAAAGTTCAAGGAAATGGGCGAGCCACTTGAGCCTGGGATGCCTCCGCCAGGGTCATTTTGGTCTGTACTGGCTGAGAGCCTGGTGGCAAGCGCTAGATGGACTACAAAGCAGAAGCAATCAGCTGCAGGGTCAGTTTCTGATGCTGCAAGCTCAATAGAGAAACCAGAAGAGCCTGATTTTTCAGATGAAGAGTGGATGGATAATTAA
- the LOC110613638 gene encoding LOW QUALITY PROTEIN: fatty acyl-CoA reductase 3 (The sequence of the model RefSeq protein was modified relative to this genomic sequence to represent the inferred CDS: inserted 1 base in 1 codon) yields MELGSILQFLENKTILLTGVTGFLAKIFVEKILRVQPNVKKLYLLLRAADATSASYRFHSEVIGKDLFRVAKETLGANFDAIISKKIIVVCGDVFYGDLGIKDSSLREEMMNELDIVLNFAATTKFYERYDIAFGTNTIGPKNVICFAKTCLKVKLFVQISTAYVCGESSGLIPEKPYRLGETLNGVSGLDIDYEKKLIDTKLDELRAQGATETEIKHAMKDMGTERAKRYGWPNTYVFTKAMGEMLIGNIKGNLALVIIRPSMITSTFKDPFPGWIEGARTIDALTVSYGKGKLTFFVVDLESIVDVIPGDMVVNAIIAAMVAHANQPCDEVIYHVGSSLQNPMRYSNFRDYLIQYFTNKPWMDKNGKPIKVNKPTIFNSISNFNRFIKIRYSPLLKVLELANIVFCQFFXNTYNNLNRKIKLVKQLVELYRPYLFFHGIFDDSNLDNLRIAVGMNDIEDDTFFMDPKSIDWDNYFLNTHIPGVVKFVF; encoded by the exons ATGGAACTTGGAAGTATCCTTCAGTTTCTTGAGAACAAGACCATTCTTCTCACTGGTGTAACTGGGTTTCTTGCTAAGA TTTTTGTAGAGAAGATATTGAGGGTTCAACCAAATGTGAAGAAGCTTTATCTTCTATTAAGAGCTGCAGATGCTACTTCTGCTAGTTATCGCTTCCACAGCGAG GTGATAGGGAAGGACTTGTTTAGAGTTGCAAAGGAAACACTGGGTGCAAATTTCGATGCGATTATATCCAAAAAGATTATTGTTGTTTGTGGTGATGTCTTTTATGGGGACTTGGGAATTAAAGACTCTTCTTTGAGAGAAGAGATGATGAATGAATTGGATATTGTACTTAATTTTGCAGCCACTACCAAATTTTATGAAAG ATACGACATTGCATTCGGCACCAACACAATTGGACCTAAGAATGTTATATGCTTTGCCAAAACTTGCCTAAAAGTGAAGTTATTTGTCCAAATATCTACTG CTTATGTCTGTGGAGAAAGTTCAGGACTCATACCAGAAAAACCTTATCGCTTGGGAGAGACACTTAATGGTGTTTCTGGGCTAGACATTGATTATGAGAAGAAACTGATTGATACAAAATTAGATGAACTCAGAGCTCAGGGAGCTACAGAAACAGAAATTAAACATGCCATGAAAGATATGGGCACCGAAAG AGCAAAGAGATATGGATGGCCAAATACTTATGTGTTCACAAAGGCTATGGGAGAAATGCTTATAGGAAACATAAAAGGAAATCTTGCTTTGGTGATAATACGTCCCTCTATGATTACTAGTACTTTTAAGGATCCTTTCCCTGGTTGGATTGAAGGAGCAAG AACCATTGATGCACTGACTGTTAGTTATGGTAAAGGAAAATTGACTTTTTTTGTTGTTGATCTTGAATCAATTGTTGATGTG ATACCAGGTGATATGGTGGTGAATGCCATAATAGCGGCTATGGTGGCTCATGCAAATCAACCTTGTGATGAAGTCATTTATCATGTGGGATCGTCACTACAAAATCCAATGAGATATTCTAATTTCAGAGATTATCTTATTCAGTACTTCACAAATAAACCATGGATGGACAAGAATGGAAAGCCAATCAAGGTCAATAAACCTACCATATTCAATAGCATCTCCAACTTCAACAGATTTATAAAGATTCGCTACTCGCCATTATTAAAG GTACTTGAATTGGCAAACATTGTATTCTGCCAATTTT TCAACACATATAACAATCTGAACAGAAAAATCAAACTTGTGAAGCAGCTAGTTGAATTATACAGACCATATCTATTTTTCCATGGAAT ATTTGATGATTCCAATTTAGACAATTTACGAATCGCAGTTGGAATGAATGATATAGAGGATGATACCTTTTTCATGGATCCCAAGTCAATTGATTGGGATAACTACTTTTTAAATACTCATATACCTGGTGTGGTCAAATTTGTATTTTAA